A window from Nitrosopumilus adriaticus encodes these proteins:
- a CDS encoding SRPBCC family protein, which yields MATIDVKVEINATPEKVWEIVSDIDNEPKFWKGTKEVKNLSKEGDTIKREITIAFRDQKCLQEVRLEPKKRIEAKFTKGIINGEKIVSIIPNGDKTILQTAWDIKLTGMMSMFTGIIKNHIKSGTEQAMQSIKEEIER from the coding sequence ATGGCTACAATTGATGTCAAAGTAGAGATTAATGCCACACCTGAGAAAGTTTGGGAGATAGTCTCAGATATTGACAATGAGCCGAAATTTTGGAAGGGGACAAAGGAAGTCAAAAATTTATCAAAAGAAGGAGACACTATCAAACGAGAAATTACAATAGCGTTCAGGGATCAAAAATGTCTTCAAGAAGTAAGACTAGAGCCTAAAAAGAGAATAGAGGCCAAATTCACAAAAGGCATCATAAATGGTGAGAAGATTGTGTCAATCATTCCAAATGGAGACAAGACAATCCTGCAAACTGCATGGGACATTAAACTAACTGGAATGATGAGCATGTTCACAGGCATAATTAAAAATCACATCAAGAGTGGAACAGAGCAAGCAATGCAGAGTATCAAAGAAGAGATAGAGCGATAA
- a CDS encoding TldD/PmbA family protein, with protein sequence MSALDEALNHSKNIGIDECEVVILKKKITTVRITDSEIAETKQNFDESYGIRLIHKKKIASIQTTNYHEIKDLIDESLKTLTNLRPREFWKGLPSKAQSEKLDGTYDERLEKISGSKSIDIAESMINATNNDKINSITGSLNIVSDDFELENSNGLNLKEKATYISGIINAESEFGRAPVSGIGHDSCRTLSHFSAERIGMDAKKMCLESINPQKIDSDVYSIIFEPYSVGELLAFVVAANFNFKTFAEKKSCFSNNFEEQIAVEQLSLIDDPYALEGIGTKSVDDEGIQTKKQSLIDKGIFKNTFSNIFDSYKEERHSSGNALRLGSPLGKSSEPIPIAAPHNLKINAGKSSQEDMIKDTKRGLLVGRLWYTYAVNPIKGDFSCTARSGIKIIENGEIKGPGKSVRIIHNLGAMLKNISEIGNNQRNVIQWASLPSITPSIKAENISVKSI encoded by the coding sequence ATGTCTGCCTTAGATGAGGCATTAAATCATTCAAAGAATATTGGAATCGATGAATGTGAAGTAGTTATTTTGAAAAAAAAGATTACAACGGTACGCATTACAGATTCTGAGATTGCCGAAACAAAACAAAACTTTGATGAAAGTTACGGCATTAGATTAATTCACAAAAAGAAAATAGCATCAATTCAAACTACAAATTATCATGAGATTAAGGATCTAATTGATGAATCATTAAAAACACTGACAAATCTTAGACCAAGGGAATTTTGGAAAGGATTGCCCTCCAAAGCGCAATCAGAAAAATTAGATGGCACATATGATGAAAGGCTTGAGAAGATTTCAGGATCAAAATCAATTGATATCGCTGAATCCATGATAAATGCAACTAATAACGATAAAATTAATTCGATTACAGGCTCACTCAATATTGTTTCAGATGATTTTGAACTTGAAAATTCTAATGGATTAAATCTCAAAGAAAAGGCCACATACATTTCAGGAATAATTAATGCAGAATCAGAATTTGGGAGGGCACCAGTATCAGGAATTGGACACGATAGTTGCAGAACGTTATCACATTTTTCAGCTGAAAGAATTGGCATGGATGCAAAAAAAATGTGTTTAGAATCAATAAACCCCCAAAAAATTGATTCAGATGTTTATTCAATAATCTTTGAGCCATATTCAGTAGGAGAATTGCTGGCATTTGTTGTAGCAGCAAATTTTAATTTTAAAACATTTGCAGAAAAGAAAAGTTGTTTCTCAAATAATTTTGAAGAGCAGATTGCAGTAGAACAGCTTAGTCTCATCGACGATCCATATGCACTAGAAGGAATTGGAACAAAATCAGTTGATGATGAAGGAATTCAAACAAAGAAGCAAAGTTTGATAGATAAAGGGATTTTCAAGAATACTTTTTCGAATATTTTTGATAGTTACAAAGAAGAAAGACATTCCTCTGGAAATGCATTACGTTTAGGATCTCCATTGGGAAAAAGTTCAGAGCCAATCCCAATTGCAGCACCACACAATCTAAAAATCAATGCAGGTAAAAGTTCTCAAGAAGACATGATCAAAGATACCAAACGGGGATTGTTAGTGGGAAGATTATGGTACACATATGCGGTAAATCCAATCAAGGGCGATTTTTCATGTACTGCAAGGAGCGGAATCAAAATAATCGAGAACGGAGAAATAAAAGGTCCTGGAAAATCAGTTAGAATAATTCACAATCTCGGAGCAATGCTAAAAAATATTTCAGAGATTGGAAATAACCAAAGAAATGTGATTCAATGGGCATCACTGCCATCAATCACACCGTCAATAAAGGCCGAAAATATTTCAGTAAAATCAATTTAG
- a CDS encoding tRNA-binding protein, which yields MPNISYDDFAKLDIRVAKIISTEPIEGKSKIIKGLIDLGNDDKRDVIIGGAQYYQPEDIVGKTVIVIANLEPKKMAGVESNAMLLAADVDDKPFWLTVNEDVPLGSPIK from the coding sequence ATGCCAAACATATCCTATGATGATTTTGCAAAATTAGACATTAGAGTTGCAAAAATTATTTCGACTGAGCCTATTGAGGGTAAATCAAAAATCATCAAGGGTTTGATTGATTTGGGTAATGATGATAAGAGAGACGTAATTATTGGCGGTGCTCAGTATTATCAACCTGAAGATATTGTGGGAAAGACTGTGATTGTAATTGCAAATCTAGAACCAAAAAAGATGGCAGGTGTTGAATCAAATGCAATGCTGTTGGCAGCTGATGTTGATGACAAGCCCTTTTGGTTAACAGTCAATGAAGATGTTCCATTGGGAAGTCCAATCAAATAA
- a CDS encoding DUF6659 family protein: MAINYEKLSKEVLALDSQVRFAGVANSKGELVTGDHNENVEGMLSEDEVKMSIHYALQKRELYTNLAYKIGKETSSITEYEKVTMISIPINSSELFMVSTEPRADYLKIIDHVRSALDSQKEA, translated from the coding sequence ATGGCGATAAATTATGAAAAATTATCAAAAGAAGTTCTTGCTTTAGATTCACAAGTAAGATTTGCGGGGGTTGCAAACAGCAAAGGTGAGCTAGTAACTGGAGACCATAATGAGAATGTTGAGGGCATGTTATCTGAAGATGAGGTAAAAATGTCTATTCACTATGCATTACAAAAAAGAGAGCTTTACACTAACTTGGCCTACAAAATTGGCAAAGAAACATCTTCTATTACAGAATATGAAAAAGTGACAATGATTAGCATTCCAATTAATTCTAGTGAATTGTTTATGGTTAGTACGGAACCTAGGGCTGACTATTTGAAGATCATTGATCATGTACGCTCTGCACTAGATTCGCAAAAAGAAGCCTAA
- a CDS encoding calcium/sodium antiporter, which yields MDVVISAVLTIAGLVMLCFGGNWLVSGGVSIAKKFRISNLVIGMTIVAYGTSTPELAASVAAAGEHSAIILGNIIGSNIANVGMVIGISAILVPIAVSKSVLRKEIPIMLGVSILLILISIDGEISSYDGVLLLAGLGVFGYYTFKDAMKHREEKIETSEQIKNNIYLKSFGLIGIGIVFLYVGAILTVDNAVILAQEFGLSEKIIGLTVIAIGTSLPELITSLIAIKKGHGDIGIGNIIGSNIYNILMIMGVGATLGGVMIAPDVFIDYAIMIIFSVSLLLAMKTGVINRIMGGCIAVGYVAYLIFAFFN from the coding sequence ATGGATGTAGTGATCAGTGCTGTATTGACTATAGCTGGATTAGTAATGCTGTGTTTTGGGGGGAATTGGTTAGTTAGTGGCGGTGTTTCAATTGCCAAAAAATTTAGAATTAGTAATCTTGTCATTGGAATGACTATTGTTGCATATGGTACATCTACTCCTGAACTAGCTGCCAGTGTTGCAGCAGCTGGCGAACACAGTGCAATAATTTTAGGAAATATCATTGGAAGTAATATTGCAAATGTTGGGATGGTTATTGGTATTTCTGCAATTCTTGTTCCGATTGCAGTAAGTAAATCTGTTTTACGAAAAGAAATTCCGATAATGCTTGGTGTTTCTATTTTGTTAATTTTGATTTCAATTGATGGGGAGATCTCTTCATATGATGGAGTTTTACTACTTGCTGGATTGGGAGTTTTTGGATATTATACATTCAAAGATGCAATGAAACATAGAGAAGAAAAAATAGAAACATCTGAGCAAATCAAAAATAACATTTATCTGAAATCTTTTGGATTAATTGGGATTGGGATTGTTTTTTTGTATGTTGGCGCAATTCTAACGGTAGACAATGCTGTAATTTTGGCGCAAGAATTTGGTTTGTCTGAAAAAATAATTGGCCTGACTGTAATTGCAATTGGAACATCTCTTCCAGAATTAATTACTTCGCTAATTGCCATAAAAAAAGGGCATGGGGATATTGGAATTGGCAATATCATTGGAAGCAACATATACAATATTTTGATGATCATGGGTGTTGGTGCAACACTTGGCGGTGTAATGATTGCACCTGATGTTTTCATTGATTATGCTATCATGATAATCTTTAGCGTTTCATTATTACTTGCCATGAAAACTGGAGTGATTAATCGCATAATGGGTGGTTGTATTGCTGTAGGCTACGTGGCGTATCTGATATTTGCATTTTTTAATTAA
- the cofH gene encoding 5-amino-6-(D-ribitylamino)uracil--L-tyrosine 4-hydroxyphenyl transferase CofH, which yields MTINIEPLLKNADPIVSEILNNALSDKEVSAQEGLELFKTTGIDFHLVGLVADEIRRRRVGDIVSYVVNRNINFTNVCIKQCGFCAFSRDFREEEGYFLPTEEIVRRAKEAHQLGATEVCIQAGLPPDMKGDLYENICREIKKEIPDIHIHGFSPEEILYGASRSETSIEEFLKRMKEAGVDTLPGTSAEILDQKLRDVISPGRITVENWEKIIKNAHKMGISTTSTMMFGHLETLEQRVNHIAKLREIQKETGGFTEFVPLNFIHTEAPMYKHQLHEGIRQGGSGNDVLLTHAVARIMLNNSIDNIQMSWVKEGQKMSQLLLMWGANDFGGTLINESISTSAGSEHGQLLRPKEIRRMIKEIGRIPAERNTNYKILKKFDSDEETDEELDKVSDASQFGSYVELIKINKFKYKNPREK from the coding sequence ATGACCATTAACATAGAACCGCTTTTGAAAAACGCTGATCCAATCGTATCTGAAATTCTTAACAATGCATTGTCAGACAAGGAAGTATCTGCTCAAGAGGGTTTAGAACTATTCAAAACAACTGGAATCGATTTTCATTTAGTAGGACTAGTTGCAGATGAAATTAGAAGGAGAAGAGTAGGAGATATTGTATCATATGTGGTTAACAGAAACATCAATTTCACAAATGTATGCATTAAACAGTGTGGGTTTTGCGCATTTAGTAGAGATTTTCGTGAAGAGGAAGGGTATTTTCTTCCAACAGAAGAAATAGTTCGTAGAGCAAAAGAGGCCCATCAATTAGGGGCAACCGAAGTTTGCATTCAAGCAGGATTACCCCCGGACATGAAAGGAGATCTTTATGAGAATATTTGCAGAGAGATTAAAAAAGAGATTCCAGATATCCATATTCACGGATTTTCTCCCGAAGAGATTCTTTATGGGGCATCAAGATCAGAAACATCAATTGAAGAATTTCTAAAAAGAATGAAGGAGGCAGGAGTAGATACGCTTCCAGGAACATCAGCTGAAATTCTTGATCAAAAACTAAGAGATGTTATTTCTCCTGGAAGAATAACAGTTGAGAATTGGGAGAAAATAATCAAGAACGCTCACAAAATGGGAATTAGTACCACATCAACTATGATGTTTGGTCATTTAGAAACACTTGAGCAAAGAGTAAACCACATCGCAAAATTAAGGGAAATTCAAAAAGAGACGGGAGGATTCACAGAATTTGTTCCGCTTAATTTCATCCATACAGAAGCACCAATGTACAAACACCAATTGCATGAGGGAATAAGGCAAGGTGGAAGTGGAAACGATGTATTACTAACACATGCAGTTGCAAGAATAATGCTAAACAATTCAATTGACAATATACAAATGTCATGGGTTAAGGAAGGACAAAAAATGTCACAGCTATTGCTAATGTGGGGAGCAAATGATTTTGGCGGCACACTCATCAATGAGAGCATTTCAACATCAGCAGGATCAGAGCACGGGCAATTATTAAGACCAAAAGAAATCAGAAGAATGATAAAAGAAATAGGAAGAATACCTGCAGAAAGAAATACCAATTATAAAATTCTAAAAAAGTTTGATTCAGACGAAGAAACAGATGAGGAACTAGACAAAGTATCAGATGCATCACAATTTGGCTCTTATGTAGAATTGATAAAAATAAACAAATTCAAATACAAAAATCCAAGAGAAAAGTAA
- a CDS encoding DUF1512 domain-containing protein: protein MSLVNFTSFDFEQLFAMSDDTNPLMMLIWILPIFFFVFYGQRIQLYVTSGEIKKGIKKLDEFRNESRDELISYVNKNLKPADDPIPKIDRFIDYFTIMPVEMDPNGIVDKVQHIVRSREDYTREHVRSLSPQMSDIELSKAQTLLEIASSLQMIYKIINHMYLTAKKQNNYPLILPLQMILPFIMEQSEAMKEAISVFKKGQPVGDGIGPMIVGKMMLEREKETIAFQTTLVKSEFEGRKLFLVKAEGPGSTVGRPADGLEKIVSENKIDAIIMIDAALKMEGEDSATVARGFGAAIGGIGTEKFQIEAIATSKNIPVFSIVVKQSVKEAITLMTKEIADTADSVREQVNEMIRENTTQGHSIVIIGVGNTGGVPQ, encoded by the coding sequence ATGAGTTTAGTGAATTTTACCAGTTTTGATTTTGAACAGCTATTTGCGATGAGTGATGATACAAACCCACTTATGATGTTGATTTGGATTTTACCAATTTTCTTTTTTGTGTTTTATGGTCAACGAATTCAACTCTATGTGACATCAGGTGAAATTAAAAAAGGAATTAAAAAACTTGATGAATTTCGAAATGAATCAAGAGATGAATTGATCAGTTATGTGAATAAAAATTTGAAACCTGCAGATGATCCAATTCCAAAAATTGACCGCTTTATAGATTATTTTACAATAATGCCAGTTGAAATGGATCCTAATGGGATTGTTGATAAAGTCCAACATATTGTTAGGTCAAGAGAAGACTACACTCGAGAACACGTTAGATCCCTTTCTCCTCAAATGAGTGATATTGAATTGAGCAAAGCTCAAACTTTGCTTGAAATTGCTTCATCGCTACAAATGATTTACAAAATAATTAATCACATGTATCTTACTGCAAAAAAACAAAACAATTATCCATTAATTTTGCCTTTACAGATGATTCTTCCTTTTATTATGGAGCAATCTGAGGCAATGAAAGAAGCAATTTCTGTATTTAAGAAAGGCCAACCAGTAGGTGATGGAATTGGTCCGATGATTGTTGGAAAAATGATGTTAGAGAGAGAAAAAGAAACAATTGCATTTCAAACAACTCTTGTAAAATCTGAATTTGAAGGAAGAAAATTATTTCTTGTAAAAGCTGAGGGTCCTGGCTCGACTGTTGGGCGTCCTGCTGATGGCTTGGAGAAAATTGTTTCTGAAAATAAAATTGATGCAATAATTATGATTGATGCTGCATTAAAGATGGAAGGTGAAGATTCTGCAACTGTTGCCAGAGGATTTGGTGCTGCAATTGGTGGAATTGGAACAGAAAAATTTCAAATTGAAGCAATTGCTACATCTAAGAACATTCCTGTATTTTCTATTGTTGTAAAACAATCCGTAAAAGAAGCAATAACTTTGATGACAAAAGAAATTGCAGATACTGCTGATAGTGTGCGTGAACAAGTAAATGAGATGATTCGAGAAAATACAACTCAAGGCCATTCAATTGTAATTATAGGTGTGGGAAATACTGGTGGTGTACCACAATGA
- the cofG gene encoding 7,8-didemethyl-8-hydroxy-5-deazariboflavin synthase subunit CofG, which produces MNKLVLNSESLNKVLENKTISRENISEIYQNAVNDPTELFSAAQNLREKFKNNTVTFSKKAFFNIVNLCKDTCSYCTYKSEPGEEKLSLMSKQQILELMQLAKKYRCVEALFVTGEQPEQKYQEARDWLKENGFKSTAEYLIHSSEIALELGLFPHTNAGNLSFEEMRELKKTNVSMGIMLENISERLTERGMPHYLAASKRPKARMQVLENSGKLGIPMTTGILVGIGETIEEVIDSILAIRELHEKYGNIQEIILQNFQPKSDTIMKNEPSADEKYFKTIVALSRIIMPEMNMQIPPNLSPKSYQSFLSVGINDWGGISPLTPDFVNPEFAWPEINKVDSDSKNAGFELKCRFPVYPEFVSFISKELRDKMAVIENEEGLVKEEYWR; this is translated from the coding sequence TTGAACAAGCTTGTCTTAAACTCTGAGAGTTTAAACAAAGTTTTAGAGAATAAAACCATATCTCGTGAAAATATTTCTGAAATCTATCAAAATGCAGTAAATGATCCTACCGAGCTTTTTTCAGCGGCTCAAAATCTAAGAGAGAAATTCAAAAATAACACAGTAACATTTTCAAAAAAAGCATTTTTCAATATCGTAAATTTATGTAAAGATACTTGCTCTTATTGCACATACAAATCAGAGCCAGGAGAAGAAAAACTATCTTTAATGTCAAAACAGCAAATTTTGGAATTAATGCAGTTAGCAAAAAAATACAGATGTGTTGAAGCACTCTTTGTAACAGGAGAACAACCTGAGCAAAAATATCAAGAAGCACGCGACTGGTTAAAAGAAAACGGGTTCAAATCAACTGCAGAATATTTAATTCATTCATCAGAAATTGCATTAGAGTTAGGACTATTCCCACACACAAATGCAGGAAATCTTAGTTTTGAAGAGATGAGAGAATTGAAAAAAACAAACGTGTCAATGGGAATAATGCTTGAAAATATCAGTGAAAGGCTAACTGAAAGAGGGATGCCACATTATCTTGCAGCAAGTAAAAGACCAAAGGCTAGGATGCAAGTGCTTGAGAATTCTGGAAAACTAGGAATTCCGATGACTACAGGAATTCTAGTAGGAATAGGTGAGACCATCGAAGAGGTAATTGATTCAATTTTAGCAATTAGAGAACTGCATGAAAAATATGGAAATATTCAAGAGATAATTTTACAAAACTTTCAACCAAAATCAGACACTATAATGAAAAATGAACCATCAGCTGATGAAAAATACTTCAAAACGATTGTTGCACTATCAAGAATAATAATGCCTGAGATGAACATGCAGATTCCCCCTAACCTATCACCAAAATCTTATCAGAGTTTTTTGTCTGTTGGAATAAACGATTGGGGAGGAATATCACCGTTAACTCCTGATTTTGTCAATCCAGAATTTGCATGGCCAGAAATTAACAAAGTAGATAGTGATTCTAAGAATGCAGGATTTGAATTGAAATGCAGATTCCCAGTATATCCAGAATTTGTGTCTTTTATTAGTAAAGAGTTAAGAGATAAGATGGCAGTGATTGAAAATGAGGAAGGATTGGTAAAGGAGGAGTATTGGAGATGA
- a CDS encoding glycosyltransferase, producing MELIFEIINYSLTAILIGICGAWIFLIKSMVDSFRLTPYLDKFEDISVSNPKVSIILPARNEEEFISKCLDSLIDQDYKNYEIIVIDDSSEDNTQKIILEYAEKHSNVIPVIARPKPKGWMGKNWACMEGFRKATGELLLFTDADTKHSRSVISLSVAHLISFNLDALSAIPKMLTFDFWTKITLPMISTFLHSRFSALNVNNPAKKTGYFFGSFFILKKETYENVGMHEGVKHEIIEDGALGKKVKEAGHKMKLVRGDHLIDAVWARDKSTLWNALKRLMIPLYLQSGKIAIGSFFATLFLLFVPFPIFAVSISLPVEAMSTKILCISSAIASSFIYAAAIIEVKLGLHLRLIHALFAPLGSLAVVLGFLSGLLQAKRSESVMWRGRRYSMKDHTQSSISI from the coding sequence ATGGAACTAATTTTTGAGATTATCAATTATTCTTTAACTGCAATTTTAATTGGAATTTGCGGCGCATGGATTTTTCTAATCAAATCCATGGTGGACTCATTTAGATTAACTCCATATCTTGATAAATTTGAAGATATATCAGTGTCCAACCCCAAGGTATCAATTATCCTTCCAGCAAGAAATGAAGAAGAGTTTATCAGTAAATGTCTGGACTCGTTAATTGATCAAGATTACAAAAATTATGAAATCATAGTAATCGATGATTCATCAGAGGACAATACACAAAAAATTATTTTAGAATATGCAGAAAAACATTCTAATGTAATTCCAGTTATTGCAAGACCAAAACCTAAAGGATGGATGGGAAAAAATTGGGCTTGTATGGAGGGATTTAGGAAAGCAACAGGAGAACTTTTGTTATTTACTGATGCAGATACAAAGCATTCTAGAAGTGTGATATCGTTATCAGTTGCACACTTAATTTCATTTAATTTGGATGCATTATCTGCAATTCCCAAAATGCTCACATTTGATTTTTGGACAAAAATCACACTTCCCATGATATCGACATTTTTACACAGTAGATTTTCTGCATTGAATGTAAATAATCCTGCAAAAAAGACAGGCTATTTTTTTGGTAGTTTTTTCATTTTGAAAAAAGAGACATACGAAAATGTAGGTATGCATGAAGGAGTCAAACATGAAATAATTGAAGATGGTGCACTAGGCAAAAAAGTCAAGGAGGCAGGGCATAAGATGAAATTAGTTAGAGGAGATCACCTAATTGATGCAGTATGGGCAAGAGACAAAAGCACATTATGGAATGCTCTTAAGAGACTAATGATTCCACTATATTTACAAAGTGGGAAGATTGCAATTGGTAGTTTTTTTGCAACTCTATTTTTGTTGTTTGTACCATTTCCAATATTTGCAGTGTCGATATCCCTACCAGTCGAGGCAATGTCTACAAAGATTCTTTGTATTTCTTCGGCAATTGCATCAAGTTTCATCTATGCAGCAGCAATTATCGAAGTAAAGCTTGGACTACATCTTAGATTAATTCATGCATTGTTTGCACCATTAGGTAGTTTGGCAGTAGTTTTGGGATTTCTAAGTGGGTTATTGCAAGCAAAAAGAAGCGAATCAGTAATGTGGAGGGGTAGAAGGTATTCTATGAAAGATCACACTCAAAGTTCAATCAGCATATAG
- a CDS encoding TATA-box-binding protein gives MPQTKPIVSVENVVASASVDQKMDLNEITKTFPDVEYHPDQFPGLVFRLKTPKTATLIFTSGKMVCTGSKSEDMARKAVKTVVQKLRKGGIKVKKDATVQIQNIVASINLGGKIHLEQAARTLPRSMYEPEQFPGLIHRMLDPKTVILLFSSGKLVCTGAKQEPDVYRSVNNLHALLEEKNLMIYD, from the coding sequence ATGCCACAAACAAAACCTATTGTAAGCGTGGAAAATGTTGTAGCCTCGGCTTCTGTAGACCAGAAGATGGACTTGAATGAAATCACAAAAACATTTCCAGATGTAGAATATCATCCGGATCAATTCCCAGGACTAGTTTTTAGATTAAAGACACCAAAAACGGCAACTTTGATTTTCACTTCAGGTAAAATGGTATGTACTGGTTCCAAATCTGAAGATATGGCAAGAAAAGCAGTAAAGACAGTTGTTCAAAAACTTCGAAAAGGCGGAATTAAAGTAAAAAAAGATGCAACAGTACAAATTCAAAATATTGTAGCATCAATCAATCTGGGTGGAAAAATCCATTTAGAGCAAGCAGCACGAACATTACCTAGAAGTATGTACGAACCAGAACAATTTCCAGGTCTTATTCACAGAATGCTTGATCCTAAGACAGTAATTCTATTATTTTCATCAGGAAAACTTGTCTGCACAGGAGCAAAGCAAGAGCCAGACGTATACAGATCTGTCAACAACTTGCATGCATTGCTAGAAGAAAAGAACCTAATGATTTATGATTAA
- a CDS encoding S1C family serine protease — MDKSGILAGSAIGAAIVLVIVTVLFISPPESIKPEIIVSNGHSPSTVGEETPLYAKKLSLIEIFERSEPGVVRVNVQRSETADITNGVGSGFVFDKMGHIITNAHVVRDANKVVITFLDGRSYNAEIIGSDEFTDIAVVKVNADLQLLHPLSLGDSSNLKVGEQIAAIGNPFGLSGSMTAGIVSQLGRLLPSGNGYSIPDVIQTDAAINPGNSGGPLLNMRGGIVGINTAIQSATGEFTGVGFAIPSQTVAKIVPIIIEKGEYKHPWIGISGRDIDPDLAKVLELNDAVGFMVVTVVEDSPASKAGLIGSDKTIEVDGVSYAIGGDIILAVDGNEVRKIDDILIHLQRAKSIGDEMVLEILRDGRTTNVTVVLDERPNGN; from the coding sequence ATGGACAAATCTGGAATTCTTGCAGGCAGCGCAATAGGGGCTGCAATTGTACTGGTAATAGTTACAGTGTTATTCATTTCCCCTCCTGAATCAATTAAACCAGAGATCATAGTTAGCAACGGACATTCACCAAGTACAGTAGGTGAAGAAACTCCACTTTATGCAAAAAAATTATCGTTAATTGAAATTTTTGAAAGATCAGAACCGGGTGTAGTTAGAGTTAATGTGCAAAGAAGTGAAACAGCAGACATTACAAACGGGGTAGGCTCAGGATTTGTTTTTGATAAAATGGGGCACATTATTACAAATGCTCATGTTGTACGGGATGCAAACAAAGTCGTCATCACATTTCTAGATGGAAGATCATACAATGCAGAGATAATTGGTTCAGATGAATTTACAGATATAGCAGTAGTTAAGGTCAATGCAGATTTACAACTTTTACATCCTCTATCACTTGGAGACTCTTCAAATCTCAAAGTGGGAGAGCAAATAGCTGCAATTGGAAATCCATTTGGACTTTCAGGTTCAATGACTGCAGGAATTGTGAGTCAGCTAGGGAGATTATTACCATCAGGAAACGGGTATTCCATTCCAGATGTCATTCAAACAGATGCGGCAATCAATCCAGGAAACTCTGGAGGCCCATTGCTAAATATGCGCGGAGGCATAGTCGGAATAAATACAGCAATTCAATCAGCTACAGGTGAATTTACAGGAGTCGGATTTGCAATACCCTCACAGACTGTAGCAAAAATTGTACCAATTATCATTGAAAAAGGAGAATACAAGCACCCATGGATTGGAATTTCAGGAAGAGATATTGATCCAGACTTGGCAAAAGTTTTGGAGTTAAATGATGCAGTGGGATTCATGGTAGTCACAGTAGTCGAAGATAGTCCCGCATCAAAAGCTGGCCTAATTGGATCAGATAAAACAATCGAGGTTGACGGAGTAAGTTATGCAATTGGAGGAGACATCATTCTTGCAGTGGATGGAAATGAAGTTAGGAAAATTGATGATATTTTGATACATCTTCAAAGAGCAAAAAGCATTGGTGATGAGATGGTTTTAGAGATTTTAAGAGATGGTAGAACAACAAATGTAACAGTTGTTCTTGATGAAAGACCAAACGGCAATTAG